The nucleotide window GCCCGGAAGCGTCCACAACCGGAGTCGATACAACTTCTACATCTATCCAGTGACCATCTTTATGCCGCATTTGATAGTGCATGGGCTGGATGGTGTGTTCGCTGCCGTTGGTAAGCCGGTTTTGAATTACGGTCTGCATCAGTGCTCTGCCTGCTTCCGTCAATAAATCACTGGCTTTGATGTTAAGGGCTTCTTCTACTGTATAGCCAAATACACGTTCTATGGCCGGGCTGCAGTAGGTAAATTGTGTGTCGAGATTCATTTGCCAAACGATATCCTTGGCGCGTTCGGTAATCAGTCGATAGCGTTCGTCGCTGATACGTAAAGCATTTTCGGTATTTTTTCGTGTGCGCACTTCCGATTGCAATTCAGTTAGCGATTGCTGAAGTTGCAGCGCCATGGTATCGAAGGATGTTGACAAATTATCAATTTCAGCAATATGAGTGCCAGGTGTCTCGGGTTCCCATTTACCTTGCGCGAGCGCCTGGGCAGACTTGTTGAGATTTTGGATCGGGATGGTTATCCAGCGGGCAGTTTGAATTCCAGCAATCAGTGTAATAACAAATGTGGCACTGATGAGGATGAGCGTAGTCAGGTTGTTTTGCTGGATCTGTCCCATAAAATCGGCCTCGGGGATCACCACCACAATCAACCAATCGATGCCATATGCATCGCTCAAACGTGATACCTGAACAAAAAAACGACTTTCATTCAGCGTATATTCCAAATGTGCCTCTTGCGGGATATTGTCGTAATCCCCATACTGGGCTTTGAGAAATTCTGCTGTAGAACGAATTATCGGTATTTGGCTTTCATCTGCTGATAAACGACTCTCAATATCCAGACTGGTAAACAGTTTTTCATCGGCGGACGATGCCACTAACAGCCCCGAGCGTTCAATGATAAAACCCTGCCCGGTTTTTCCAATTTTCAATTCTTTCAGGAATGCGCTGATATGCGATGCAAATATATCAATTGAAGTTACACCTAATAGGTTCTGATTTTTATCATAAACAGGTGCGCTGGCAGCAATTGCCAGGTCTTGACCGGTGAAGAGGATGTACATATCGCTCCAGGTCGGACCTTTTTTATCCATAGCGCCCAAAAACCAGGGTCGCGTGCGCGCATCGAAATAATCTAGAGCTACCAGCGTATCGCCGCGTTCACCTGAGCGAGTGGTGGCATATTTATGCCAGGGGCCATCGGAAGATTCTTCGGTAGTTGTAATATAAAAAGAACCATCCGCGCCTTCTCGCCCCGCGCCCACCATGCCGCCTTCCGCATAACCAAAATAAATGCTGGTTACGGTTTCAAAGTAGTGAATTTGATTAGAGAAATAGCTTTCCAGTATAGCTGGATCATTAATATTGACGCCACCATTTTGAATGGCACTGGTATTTTGCTGAATAATTCGCTGAGGCGTTTCCAGAAAAACTTCTAAATGGTCCAGTATCCGGGTGGTAATTTCATTGCGTAATTGGTTGGCAACATCATTGACGGCGCTGCGTCCGTTCTGATTCGATAAATATCCAACCAGCCCAATCGACAGGGTGGTAATGAGTAGAAAAGGAATCAGGAAAAGAGTCTGTAAAGAAATTTTTGGGGTTTTGAATGAATTCATGGTCGTTTTCATCG belongs to Chloroflexota bacterium and includes:
- a CDS encoding PAS domain S-box protein codes for the protein MNSFKTPKISLQTLFLIPFLLITTLSIGLVGYLSNQNGRSAVNDVANQLRNEITTRILDHLEVFLETPQRIIQQNTSAIQNGGVNINDPAILESYFSNQIHYFETVTSIYFGYAEGGMVGAGREGADGSFYITTTEESSDGPWHKYATTRSGERGDTLVALDYFDARTRPWFLGAMDKKGPTWSDMYILFTGQDLAIAASAPVYDKNQNLLGVTSIDIFASHISAFLKELKIGKTGQGFIIERSGLLVASSADEKLFTSLDIESRLSADESQIPIIRSTAEFLKAQYGDYDNIPQEAHLEYTLNESRFFVQVSRLSDAYGIDWLIVVVIPEADFMGQIQQNNLTTLILISATFVITLIAGIQTARWITIPIQNLNKSAQALAQGKWEPETPGTHIAEIDNLSTSFDTMALQLQQSLTELQSEVRTRKNTENALRISDERYRLITERAKDIVWQMNLDTQFTYCSPAIERVFGYTVEEALNIKASDLLTEAGRALMQTVIQNRLTNGSEHTIQPMHYQMRHKDGHWIDVEVVSTPVVDASGQPSGFIGITRDISQRKRAAEALQESEQRYKQLASELEERVEDRTSELQILVSAMTGREVRMAELKQVIIKLRAQLKEAGMTPVADDPLKGPLDLGNH